The following are from one region of the Rosistilla carotiformis genome:
- a CDS encoding class I SAM-dependent methyltransferase: MNASESPNPPYFDVLFDRIASGDHEAVTAFGRHVHWGLWESNAADGTAADYLQAAERMCQRICDAAKIQPPARIADVGCGFGGTIASLNERYQSLAMTGINIDSRQLQRAEELVVPAAGNQIQWICADAASLPLDDAGFDAVLAVECIFHFDRPRFFAEASRVLRPGGVLSLSDFVPQPRMAAFMDGGAGPMSEAIQWTYGDVDMSCSLEGYEQLAAEHGMRLLVCDDVTEQTLPTYDFLCEGARRWHDQKHAELFLQATGWLQKASRKKMIRYLILSFEKLASRAG, from the coding sequence AATCCGCCCTACTTCGATGTTCTGTTCGATCGGATCGCATCGGGCGATCACGAAGCGGTGACTGCGTTTGGCAGGCATGTTCATTGGGGGCTGTGGGAATCGAATGCCGCCGACGGAACGGCCGCCGACTATTTGCAAGCCGCCGAACGGATGTGCCAGCGGATCTGCGACGCGGCCAAGATCCAACCGCCCGCCCGAATCGCGGACGTCGGCTGTGGTTTCGGCGGCACGATCGCAAGCCTGAACGAGCGTTATCAATCGCTGGCGATGACCGGAATCAATATCGATTCGCGTCAATTGCAACGGGCCGAGGAGCTGGTGGTCCCGGCGGCGGGCAACCAAATCCAGTGGATCTGTGCCGACGCGGCATCGTTGCCGTTGGACGACGCGGGATTTGATGCCGTCCTAGCGGTGGAATGTATCTTTCACTTTGACCGGCCGCGATTCTTCGCCGAAGCGTCGCGGGTTTTGCGTCCCGGTGGCGTGCTGAGCCTCTCCGATTTTGTCCCCCAGCCACGAATGGCTGCCTTTATGGATGGCGGAGCGGGCCCGATGAGCGAAGCGATTCAGTGGACCTACGGCGACGTGGACATGTCGTGTAGCCTGGAAGGCTATGAGCAGTTAGCCGCCGAGCATGGGATGCGGTTGCTGGTCTGCGACGATGTGACGGAGCAGACGCTGCCGACGTACGACTTCTTGTGTGAAGGGGCGCGGCGCTGGCACGACCAGAAGCACGCCGAGCTGTTCCTGCAGGCGACCGGTTGGCTGCAGAAAGCGTCACGCAAAAAGATGATCCGATACCTGATCTTGAGCTTCGAGAAGCTAGCCAGTCGGGCTGGGTGA